A genomic stretch from Salvelinus namaycush isolate Seneca chromosome 25, SaNama_1.0, whole genome shotgun sequence includes:
- the LOC120019937 gene encoding uncharacterized protein LOC120019937 has translation MERLEEGTRFSCDEARVHGSRLSCDEARVHGSRLSCGEARVHGSRLSCDKARVHGSRLSCDEAHGSRLSCDKARVHGSRLSCDEARVHGSTLSCDEARVHGSRLSCDEARVHGSVVTRLGYTVQGSVVTRLGYTVQGSVVTRLRYTVQGSVVTRLRYTVQGSVVTRLGYTVQGSVVTRLGYTVQGSVVTRLGYTVQGSVVTRYTVQGSVVTRYTVQGSVVTRYTVQGSVVTRLGYTVQGSVVTRYTVQGSVVTRLRHTVQGSVVTRHTVQGSVVTRYTVQGSVVTRYTVQGSVVTRLRYTVQGSVVMRYMV, from the exons ATGGAGAGATTGGAGGAG GGTACACGGTTCAGTTGTGACGAGGCTAGGGTGCACGGTTCAAGGCTCAGTTGTGACGAGGCTAGGGTGCACGGTTCAAGGCTCAGTTGTGGCGAGGCTAGGGTACACGGTTCAAGGCTCAGTTGTGACAAGGCTAGGGTACACGGTTCAAGGCTCAGTTGTGACGAGGCACACGGTTCAAGGCTCAGTTGTGACAAGGCTAGGGTACACGGTTCAAGGCTCAGTTGTGACGAGGCTAGGGTACACGGTTCAACGCTCAGTTGTGACGAGGCTAGGGTACACGGTTCAAGGCTCAGTTGTGACGAGGCTAGGGTACACGGTTCAGTTGTGACGAGGCTAGGGTACACGGTTCAAGGCTCAGTTGTGACGAGGCTAGGGTACACGGTTCAAGGCTCAGTTGTGACGAGGCTAAGGTACACGGTTCAAGGCTCAGTTGTGACGAGGCTAAGGTACACGGTTCAAGGCTCAGTTGTGACGAGGCTAGGGTACACGGTTCAAGGCTCAGTTGTGACGAGGCTAGGGTACACGGTTCAAGGCTCAGTTGTGACGAGGCTAGGGTACACGGTTCAAGGCTCAGTTGTGACGAGGTACACGGTTCAAGGCTCAGTTGTGACGAGGTACACGGTTCAAGGCTCAGTTGTGACGAGGTACACGGTTCAAGGCTCAGTTGTGACGAGGCTAGGGTACACGGTTCAAGGCTCAGTTGTGACGAGGTACACGGTTCAAGGCTCAGTTGTGACGAGGCTAAGGCACACGGTTCAAGGCTCAGTTGTGACGAGGCACACGGTTCAAGGCTCAGTTGTGACGAGGTACACGGTTCAAGGCTCAGTTGTGACGAGGTACACGGTTCAAGGCTCAGTTGTGACGAGGCTAAGGTACACAGTTCAAGGCTCAGTTGTGATGAGGTACATGGTTTAA
- the LOC120020062 gene encoding chromodomain Y-like protein encodes MASEELYEVEKIVDKRKNKKGKMEYLVRWRGYGYEGDTWEPESHLSACMEFIHHFNQSHGERPRDGSLLRSTQSSPSMAHSHSSSNNARKQICRPQPLCGNSGAGSHALVKPASSPTTAVSKRPQQPQLPPLDSSLANSKTDTQLILSQKYSDFTTSAISSPSFTSGPAASPVGTARRSMDLAKSGIKILVPKSPMSSWVDSEESPSEAAHSLDQGGQEQDSVPPEVALLEKPLGLLLGPGEERARMGTRPRTQSQVPLIPQQVPVTPASIRTLNGKGTSTLMEALAANGTANLQSAVARVTAVSGVAGKRRFEEQRSVFDKRLRFSVRQTESAYRYRDLVVKKQDGFTHILLSTKTSENNSLNPNVMKEIQSAMATAASDDSKLVLLSAVGSFFCFGLDFIYFIRRLTDDRKKESIKMAETIRTFVNTFIQFKKPIIVAVNGPAVGLGASILPLCDVVWANERAWFQTPYTTYGQTPDACASITFPRIMGVASANEMLLSGRKLTAQEACAKGLVSQVLWPGTFTQEVMVRIRELVSCNSVVLRESKALVRNANRAALEQANERECEALKRVWGSSQGMDSILQYLQKKIDEF; translated from the exons ATGGCCTCGGAAGAGCTTTATGAg GTTGAGAAAATTGTGGACAAACGGAAGAACAAGAAGGGAAAGATGGAGTACCTGGTCCGCTGGAGGGGGTACGGATACGAGGGGGACACCTGGGAACCCGAGTCGCACCTCTCCGCCTGCATGGAGTTCATTCACCATTTTAATCAGTCACACGGCGAAAGACCGAGAGACGGCAGTTTACTGCGCTCCACTCAAAGCTCTCCCAGCATGGCCCACAGCCACAGTTCGAGCAACAACGCCCGCAAACAGATCTGCAGGCCTCAGCCACTCTGCGGCAATAGTGGAGCAGGAAGCCATGCTCTAGTGAAACCCGCCTCTTCGCCCACCACAGCCGTCTCCAAACGGCCGCAGCAACCGCAGTTGCCACCACTTGACTCTAGCCTGGCAAATTCCAAAACGGACACGCAGCTTATCTTGAGCCAGAAGTACAGTGATTTCACTACCTCTGCCATTTCTAGTCCAAGCTTTACAAGTGGGCCCGCTGCTTCTCCAGTGGGCACGGCGCGTCGGAGTATGGACCTGGCCAAGTCCGGGATCAAAATCCTGGTTCCCAAAAGCCCCATGAGCAGCTGGGTGGACTCTGAAGAGTCGCCCAGCGAGGCTGCCCACAGTCTGGATCAGGGGGGTCAGGAGCAGGACTCTGTGCCCCCAGAGGTGGCCCTGTTGGAAAAGCCTCTGGGGTTGCTGCTGGGGCCCGGGGAAGAAAGGGCACGCATGGGGACTCGGCCCAGGACTCAAAGCCAAGTCCCATTGATCCCTCAGCAAGTCCCCGTAACACCCGCATCCATACGCACCCTCAATGGGAAAG GTACATCGACACTCATGGAGGCTTTGGCAGCCAACGGGACGGCTAACCTGCAGAGTGCCGTGGCGCGAGTAACCGCTGTCTCCGGAGTGGCGGGGAAACGGCGCTTCGAAGAGCAGCGCTCGGTCTTCGACAAGCGCCTTCGGTTCAGCGTACGGCAGACGGAGAGTGCCTATCGCTACAGGGACCTCGTCGTCAAGAAGCAGGACGGTTTCACCCACATCCTGCTCTCCACCAAGACCTCGGAGAACAACTCGCTCAACCCCAAC GTGATGAAGGAGATACAGAGTGCCATGGCCACAGCGGCATCAGACGACAGTAAGCTGGTCCTACTGAGCGCCGTAGGTAGCTTCTTTTGCTTCGGCCTGGACTTCATCTACTTCATCAGGCGGCTCACCGACGACCGTAAGAAAGAGAGCATCAAGATGGCCGAGACCATTAG GACATTCGTGAACACTTTCATCCAATTCAAGAAGCCTATCATCGTAGCCGTGAACGGACCGGCCGTGGGCCTCGGAGCCTCCATCCTCCCGCTGTGTGACGTGGTCTGGGCCAACGAGAGAGCCTGGTTCCAGACGCCTTACACCACCTACGGACAGACACCCGACGCCTGCGCCTCCATCACCTTCCCTCGCATCATGGGCGTGGCCTCG GCCAATGAGATGCTGCTGAGTGGGAGGAAGCtgacggcccaggaggcctgtgcTAAAGGGCTTGTCTCCCAGGTGCTGTGGCCCGGGACTTTCACTCAGGAGGTGATGGTTCGCATTAGGGAGCTAGTCTCTTGTAATTCAGTT GTCCTGCGGGAGTCCAAAGCACTGGTCCGAAACGCAAACCGGGCCGCCCTGGAGCAGGCCAACGAACGCGAGTGCGAGGCGCTGAAGAGAGTTTGGGGCTCCTCGCAGGGGATGGACTCCATCCTCCAATACCTGCAGAAGAAGATAGATGAGTTTTAA